In Humulus lupulus chromosome 6, drHumLupu1.1, whole genome shotgun sequence, a single genomic region encodes these proteins:
- the LOC133784351 gene encoding uncharacterized protein LOC133784351 isoform X1 → MPSPDKWPDTGLNPIHPPTETILPGRPKKSRNKEADEPPPTTATKARRVGQVNHCSNCKQTGHSRVTCKNATMEPARQKKRGRPPSQNPTTETIKRKERAKRQKQRNGGSTSQTN, encoded by the exons ATGCCTAGCCCAGATAAGTGGCCTGACACTGGTCTGAATCCGATACATCCTCCAACAGAGACAATTTTACCTGGAAGGCCTAAAAAGTCTAGAAACAAAGAGGCAGATGAACCACCACCTACTACTGCAACAAAGGCTAGGAGAGTTGGCCAAGTTAATCACTGCAGCAATTGCAAGCAAACAGGCCATTCACGAGTAACATGCAAGAATGCAACTATGGAG CCTGCAAGGCAAAAAAAGAGAGGAAGACCACCATCTCAGAATCCTACTACTGAAACTATTAAAAGGAAGGAGCGAGCTAAGAGACAGAAGCAAAGGAATGGTGGTTCCACATCTCAGACCAACTAA
- the LOC133784351 gene encoding uncharacterized protein LOC133784351 isoform X2 — protein MPSPDKWPDTGLNPIHPPTETILPGRPKKSRNKEADEPPPTTATKARRVGQVNHCSNCKQTGHSRVTCKNATMEVILVHACKAKKERKTTISESYY, from the exons ATGCCTAGCCCAGATAAGTGGCCTGACACTGGTCTGAATCCGATACATCCTCCAACAGAGACAATTTTACCTGGAAGGCCTAAAAAGTCTAGAAACAAAGAGGCAGATGAACCACCACCTACTACTGCAACAAAGGCTAGGAGAGTTGGCCAAGTTAATCACTGCAGCAATTGCAAGCAAACAGGCCATTCACGAGTAACATGCAAGAATGCAACTATGGAGGTAATCTTGGTACACG CCTGCAAGGCAAAAAAAGAGAGGAAGACCACCATCTCAGAATCCTACTACTGA
- the LOC133785750 gene encoding uncharacterized protein LOC133785750 has protein sequence MNRQKVKSFVGGVEGGAGGVLGVLGCPGILGIGKCGGHWKVGGLGDDPPEGAVGSGQSGGHEKAGGLGVDPPEGGLGDEPPEGGLGNGQCGGQWNVGVLGVDPPEGGLGDEPPEGGLGSGQCGGQWNAGGLPLEGGLGDDPPEGGLGSGHCGGQWNVGGLPPEGGLGDEPPEGGLGSGQCGGQWKAGGLGADPPEGGLGDDPPEGGLGSGQCGGQWKAGALGDEPPEGGLGDPPEGGLGSGQCGGQWKLGELGDDPPEGGLGSDQCGGHEKVGGPGDEGGHPKKGLGKKRLGFLAEEILGCGGQWNVGVLGVDPPEGGLGDEPPEGGLGSGQCGGQWNVGGIPPEGGLGDDPSEGGLGSGQCGGQWNVGGLPPEGGLGSGQCGGQWKASGLGSDPPEGGLGDDPPEGGLGSGQCGGQWKAGAPCDEPSEGGLGDPPEGGLGSGQCGGQWKLGELGDDLPEGGLGSDQCGGHEKVGGLGDEGGHPKKGLGKKRLGFLAEEILGVHHNKTNIIVTNFIWLSLVESDLKKMKKIEMK, from the exons ATGAACAGGCAAAAAGTTAAAT CCTTCGTTGGAGGGGTGGAAGGAGGAGCTGGTGGAGTACTTGGTGTGCTTGGCTGTCCGGGAATACTTGGGATTGGAAAGTGTGGTGGCCATTGGAAGGTTGGTGGGCTTGGGGATGATCCTCCAGAAGGTGCAGTTGGAAGTGGCCAAAGTGGTGGCCATGAAAAGGCTGGCGGGCTTGGTGTTGATCCTCCAGAAG GTGGACTTGGTGATGAACCTCCAGAAGGTGGACTTGGAAATGGCCAGTGTGGTGGCCAATGGAATGTCGGTGTGCTTGGTGTTGATCCTCCAGAAGGTGGACTTGGCGATGAGCCTCCAGAAGGTGGACTTGGAAGTGGCCAGTGTGGTGGCCAATGGAATGCTGGTGGGCTTCCTCTAGAAGGTGGACTTGGTGATGATCCTCCCGAAGGTGGACTTGGAAGTGGCCACTGTGGTGGCCAATGGAATGTTGGTGGGCTTCCTCCAGAAGGTGGACTGGGTGATGAACCTCCTGAAGGTGGACTTGGAAgtggccaatgtggtggccaatGGAAAGCTGGTGGGCTAGGTGCCGATCCTCCAGAAGGTGGACTTGGTGATGATCCTCCTGAAGGTGGACTTGGAAGTGGCCAGTGTGGTGGCCAATGGAAAGCTGGAGCACTTGGTGATGAGCCTCCAGAAGGTGGACTTGGTGATCCTCCTGAAGGTGGACTTGGAAGTGGCCAGTGTGGTGGCCAATGGAAACTCGGTGAGCTAGGTGATGATCCTCCAGAAGGTGGACTTGGAAGTGACCAATGTGGTGGCCATGAGAAAGTTGGTGGACCAGGCGACGAAGGTGGCCATCCGAAGAAAGGTCTAGGAAAGAAAAGATTGGGATTTTTGGCCGAAGAAATACTTGGA TGTGGTGGCCAATGGAATGTCGGTGTGCTTGGTGTTGATCCTCCAGAAGGTGGACTTGGCGATGAGCCTCCAGAAGGTGGACTTGGAAGTGGCCAGTGTGGTGGCCAATGGAATGTTGGTGGGATTCCTCCAGAAGGTGGACTTGGTGATGATCCCTCAGAAGGTGGACTTGGAAgtggccaatgtggtggccaatGGAATGTTGGTGGGCTTCCTCCAGAAGGTGGACTTGGAAgtggccaatgtggtggccaatGGAAAGCTAGTGGGCTAGGTTCTGATCCTCCAGAAGGTGGACTTGGTGATGATCCTCCTGAAGGTGGACTTGGAAGTGGCCAGTGTGGTGGCCAATGGAAAGCTGGTGCACCTTGTGATGAGCCTTCGGAAGGTGGACTTGGTGATCCTCCTGAAGGTGGACTTGGAAGTGGGCAGTGTGGTGGCCAATGGAAACTCGGTGAGCTAGGTGATGATCTTCCAGAAGGTGGACTTGGAAGTGACCAATGTGGTGGCCATGAGAAAGTTGGTGGACTAGGCGATGAAGGTGGCCATCCGAAGAAAGGTCTAGGAAAGAAAAGATTGGGATTTTTGGCCGAAGAAATACTTGGAGTGCACCACAATAAAACAAATATAATAGTGACTAACTTCATTTGGCTCTCATTGGTGGaatcagatttaaaaaaaatgaagaaaattgaaatgAAATAG